One segment of Natronosalvus halobius DNA contains the following:
- a CDS encoding NifU family protein → MSTETQEGDDLEERVANFLRRNFPQIQMHGGSAAIQEIDRETGEVYIQLGGACSGCGISPMTIQAIKSRMVKEIPEVTKVHAGTGMDGAGGAGMSPSFPGETVDDGEDDEGPQAPF, encoded by the coding sequence CGAAGAGCGCGTGGCGAACTTCCTGCGACGGAACTTCCCACAGATCCAGATGCACGGCGGGAGCGCGGCCATCCAGGAGATCGACCGCGAGACCGGCGAGGTGTACATTCAGCTCGGCGGTGCCTGCAGCGGTTGTGGCATCTCCCCAATGACGATCCAGGCGATCAAGAGCCGGATGGTCAAGGAAATTCCCGAAGTCACGAAGGTCCACGCGGGTACGGGTATGGACGGCGCCGGTGGCGCCGGCATGAGCCCCTCGTTCCCCGGCGAGACCGTCGACGACGGCGAGGACGACGAAGGGCCGCAGGCCCCGTTCTGA
- a CDS encoding ketopantoate reductase family protein, which yields MDIVVFGAGSLGSLVGGLLARSHDVTLVAREPHASVVAEDGLQITGTLEETANPDARADGADLEADIAVVTVKSYATEDAARTLATGTFEAALSLQNGMGNEETLAEHLSCPVLAGTATYGAILEEPGVVTCTGLGELVLGARDGGPSPVADRVGEAFSRSGLETIVSSSMPHRLWEKLAVNAAINPVTALADAPNGAVLEDPLRDLSRAAARETARLARANGVSLANREALAALESVATTTATNASSMRQDVRAGKRTEIDAINGYVCDRAAACGLAVSTNQTLAALVRAWERETLDGR from the coding sequence ATGGACATCGTCGTCTTCGGCGCCGGCAGTCTGGGCAGCCTCGTCGGCGGCCTGCTCGCGCGCTCCCACGACGTCACGCTCGTCGCTCGAGAGCCACACGCGAGCGTCGTCGCCGAGGACGGCCTCCAAATCACGGGTACCCTCGAGGAGACCGCCAATCCAGATGCGAGAGCCGACGGGGCCGACCTCGAGGCCGACATCGCCGTCGTCACGGTCAAATCCTATGCCACCGAGGACGCCGCCCGAACCCTCGCGACGGGCACGTTCGAGGCCGCACTCTCGCTGCAAAACGGCATGGGCAACGAGGAGACTCTCGCCGAACACCTGTCGTGTCCGGTCCTCGCAGGGACGGCGACCTACGGAGCGATCCTGGAGGAACCCGGCGTCGTCACCTGCACCGGTCTCGGGGAACTCGTTCTCGGCGCTCGAGACGGTGGCCCATCGCCGGTCGCTGATCGCGTCGGCGAGGCCTTCTCTCGCTCGGGACTCGAGACGATCGTCTCGTCGTCGATGCCACACCGGTTGTGGGAGAAACTAGCCGTCAACGCCGCGATCAATCCCGTGACGGCCCTCGCCGACGCGCCGAACGGGGCCGTCCTGGAGGACCCCCTCCGTGACCTGTCGCGGGCCGCGGCGCGCGAGACGGCTCGGCTCGCCCGCGCGAACGGAGTCTCGCTCGCCAACCGGGAGGCGCTCGCCGCGCTCGAGTCGGTCGCGACAACGACGGCGACGAACGCGTCGTCGATGCGCCAGGACGTTCGCGCCGGAAAACGAACCGAGATCGACGCGATAAACGGCTACGTCTGTGACCGGGCCGCCGCCTGCGGTCTCGCCGTTTCGACGAACCAAACACTCGCGGCGCTCGTGCGGGCGTGGGAACGAGAAACGCTTGACGGGAGGTAG
- a CDS encoding Lrp/AsnC family transcriptional regulator, translating to MATPPFDETDRQLLDLLQENARYKATSLAEEIGVSDNTVHNRMARLEEDGIITGYTTAIDYHSTGLRLFFHFTCTTRISERSAVAKETLALPQVVEVTELMTGQENLHIKAVGAEDADITHVAEQLDDLALEINDENLIRAEYTRPFKYVCGLEPTDDH from the coding sequence ATGGCGACGCCCCCGTTCGATGAAACGGACAGACAGTTGCTCGACCTGTTACAGGAAAACGCGCGATACAAGGCGACCAGTCTGGCCGAGGAGATCGGGGTCTCCGACAACACCGTCCACAATCGGATGGCTCGATTAGAGGAGGACGGGATCATCACCGGCTACACGACGGCCATCGATTACCACTCGACCGGGCTTCGACTCTTCTTTCACTTCACCTGCACGACCCGGATCAGCGAGCGGTCCGCCGTGGCCAAAGAGACACTGGCGCTCCCACAGGTCGTCGAGGTGACCGAACTGATGACGGGCCAGGAGAACCTCCACATCAAGGCGGTCGGCGCCGAGGACGCGGACATCACTCACGTCGCCGAACAGCTCGACGACCTCGCGCTAGAGATCAACGACGAGAACCTCATCCGGGCTGAATACACGCGTCCCTTCAAGTACGTGTGCGGGCTGGAGCCGACAGACGACCACTGA
- a CDS encoding acyl-CoA thioesterase produces the protein MNRERSVSRARSLQTSYTEVSEILMPNETNNLERALGGAVLHWMDICGAIAGKRFARRQVVTAAMDHVDFIAPIELGDIVTVTGYVFDTGVTSMDVRVDVRAERPQHGETNETATSFFTFIALDESETPTAVPALRCPTTAEIDLRDRALEARRSRRRELACELEKPADGEGRTTN, from the coding sequence ATGAACCGCGAGCGGTCCGTGAGCAGGGCGAGGTCACTTCAAACGTCGTACACCGAAGTGAGCGAGATTTTAATGCCCAACGAGACGAACAACCTCGAGCGTGCGCTCGGCGGCGCCGTACTCCACTGGATGGACATCTGTGGCGCGATCGCCGGCAAACGGTTCGCTCGACGGCAGGTGGTGACGGCCGCGATGGACCACGTCGACTTCATCGCGCCGATCGAACTCGGCGACATCGTAACCGTGACCGGTTACGTATTCGACACGGGGGTGACCAGCATGGACGTCCGAGTCGACGTTCGTGCCGAGCGCCCCCAACACGGCGAAACGAACGAGACGGCGACCTCGTTTTTCACCTTCATCGCGCTGGACGAATCCGAGACGCCGACGGCCGTGCCAGCACTTCGCTGTCCGACGACGGCCGAAATCGACCTTCGCGACCGAGCGCTCGAAGCGCGTCGCTCCCGGCGCCGGGAACTCGCGTGCGAACTCGAGAAGCCCGCCGACGGCGAAGGTCGAACGACCAATTGA
- a CDS encoding ribonucleoside-diphosphate reductase subunit alpha: MSYHTPTSIPDVRSILERAQPADGPSLLADESLLDTIDRSLYEGATVDEQYEAVIQALTARIERDPAYKRIAGTVARHRYYRTVLGTNVSGDELEQAYRATFVANLERAVDASRLDERLLERFDLEALAEALDLDRDGYLEYMAMETLVQRYVLRIEQGDEPLELPQAFWMRVAMGLALEEDDPQDRAIEFYEVLSKLEFTPSTPTLFHSGTAHPQLSSCYLTTVPDDLEGIFDAYKHHAQLSKWSGGLGNDWTNVRAEGALIESTGVESTGVVPFLRISNDVTAAINRSGKRRGAACAYLACWHLDFPAFVDLKRNTGDERRRTPDMNTAAWIPDLFVKRVQDGGEWTLFSPDEVPDLHELTGAAFEERYREYEHLADAGELRQYERVDAESLWRQLLTRVFETGHPWLTFKDPCNVRSPQDHVGTVHSSNLCTEITLNTSADEHAVCNLGSVNFATHVADGELDREHLASTVETAMRMLDNVVDLCFYPTDAAEHSNQRHRPVGLGTMGFHDALMELGIPMGSEDAIEKANRWQEFVSYHAIQNSSRLAAERGTYPSYEGSKWDRGLLPQDTVDRLEAERGRAIPTDREETLAWETVREHVAEHGMRNSNTMAIAPTATISTINGTTPSIEPMYSNLYVKSNMSGDFTIVNEHLVEDLRERGCWDDDLVDRLKYHDGSVQELDTVPDEVKALYRGAFEIDPRHQLRLTAHRQTWIDQSISHNVFFPSTDGTLLGDVYKTAWELGLKTTYYLRTLGASQIEKSTLDMAEYGKTQHRGERGDEGSESGPGDADEDSSDDLPALDDPTCEACQ; this comes from the coding sequence ATGAGCTACCACACGCCGACATCGATTCCAGACGTCCGCTCGATTCTCGAGCGCGCACAGCCTGCCGACGGACCGTCACTACTCGCGGACGAATCGCTTCTCGATACGATCGATCGTTCCCTCTACGAGGGAGCGACGGTCGACGAGCAATACGAGGCCGTCATCCAGGCGCTAACGGCTCGAATCGAGCGCGATCCCGCGTACAAACGTATCGCCGGAACGGTCGCCCGACACCGATACTACCGAACCGTCCTCGGCACGAACGTCTCCGGGGACGAACTCGAGCAGGCCTATCGCGCGACGTTCGTGGCCAACCTCGAGCGGGCGGTCGACGCGAGCCGTCTCGACGAACGCCTCCTCGAACGATTCGACCTCGAGGCACTCGCCGAGGCGCTCGACCTCGACCGGGACGGGTACCTCGAGTACATGGCGATGGAGACGCTCGTCCAGCGGTACGTCCTTCGAATCGAACAGGGCGACGAGCCACTGGAGTTACCGCAGGCGTTCTGGATGCGGGTGGCGATGGGGCTCGCTCTCGAGGAGGACGACCCGCAAGACCGGGCGATAGAATTCTACGAGGTGCTCTCGAAACTCGAGTTCACGCCGTCGACGCCGACGCTCTTTCACAGCGGGACAGCCCATCCACAGCTCTCGTCGTGTTACCTGACGACCGTTCCGGACGACCTCGAGGGGATCTTCGACGCCTACAAACACCACGCACAGCTCTCGAAGTGGAGCGGCGGCCTGGGTAACGACTGGACAAACGTTCGAGCCGAGGGCGCGTTGATCGAGTCGACCGGCGTCGAGTCGACCGGTGTCGTCCCCTTTCTTCGAATCAGCAACGACGTGACGGCAGCGATCAACCGCTCCGGAAAACGCCGTGGAGCAGCCTGTGCCTACCTGGCGTGCTGGCACCTCGACTTTCCCGCCTTCGTCGACCTCAAGCGCAACACCGGCGACGAGCGACGTCGGACCCCGGACATGAACACCGCCGCGTGGATCCCGGACCTCTTCGTCAAGCGCGTCCAGGACGGTGGCGAGTGGACGCTGTTCAGTCCCGACGAGGTACCCGATCTCCACGAACTCACCGGCGCGGCGTTCGAGGAACGATACCGGGAGTACGAGCACCTGGCCGACGCGGGCGAACTGCGCCAGTACGAGCGCGTCGACGCCGAGTCGCTCTGGCGGCAGTTGCTTACCCGCGTGTTCGAAACCGGTCACCCGTGGCTGACGTTCAAGGATCCGTGTAACGTCCGCTCGCCGCAGGACCACGTCGGGACCGTCCACTCCTCGAACCTCTGTACGGAGATCACGCTGAACACGAGCGCCGACGAACACGCCGTGTGCAACCTCGGGAGCGTCAACTTCGCGACCCACGTCGCGGACGGCGAACTCGACCGCGAACACCTCGCCTCGACGGTCGAAACCGCAATGCGGATGCTCGACAACGTCGTTGACCTGTGTTTCTACCCGACCGATGCGGCCGAGCACTCGAACCAACGTCATCGCCCGGTCGGCCTGGGCACGATGGGCTTTCACGACGCGCTGATGGAACTGGGGATCCCGATGGGCAGCGAGGACGCCATCGAGAAAGCGAACCGCTGGCAGGAGTTTGTATCGTATCACGCTATACAAAACTCCTCGAGACTCGCCGCCGAACGAGGGACGTATCCGTCCTACGAGGGATCGAAGTGGGACCGCGGCCTCCTGCCGCAAGATACCGTGGACCGCCTCGAGGCCGAACGTGGCCGGGCGATTCCGACCGATCGCGAGGAGACGCTCGCGTGGGAGACCGTTCGCGAGCACGTCGCCGAACACGGCATGCGAAACTCGAACACGATGGCGATCGCGCCGACGGCGACCATCTCGACGATCAACGGGACGACGCCGTCGATCGAACCGATGTACTCGAACCTCTACGTGAAGTCGAACATGTCGGGTGATTTTACGATCGTCAACGAGCACCTGGTCGAGGACCTGCGAGAGCGAGGGTGCTGGGACGACGACCTCGTCGATCGGCTCAAGTATCACGACGGCTCCGTCCAGGAGCTCGACACGGTTCCCGACGAGGTAAAAGCGCTGTACCGGGGCGCGTTCGAGATCGACCCGCGCCACCAGCTTCGGCTCACGGCCCACCGACAGACGTGGATCGACCAGTCGATATCTCACAACGTCTTCTTCCCGTCGACCGACGGCACGTTGCTCGGCGACGTCTACAAAACGGCCTGGGAGCTGGGGCTGAAAACGACGTACTACCTGCGCACCCTCGGTGCCTCCCAGATCGAGAAGTCGACCCTCGACATGGCCGAATACGGGAAGACCCAGCACCGTGGCGAGCGAGGGGACGAAGGGAGCGAATCGGGTCCCGGCGACGCCGACGAGGACTCGAGCGACGACCTCCCCGCCCTCGACGATCCGACCTGTGAGGCCTGTCAGTAA
- a CDS encoding ribonucleotide-diphosphate reductase subunit beta, with protein sequence MSLINTDSEHDPNKILPIEYDWAREYYEAGVDNNWVPAEIPMQDDVTQWNGDELSAAERQLVEWNLGFFSTAESLTANNIVLALYEYVTAPECRQYLLRQAYEEAIHTDTFIYCCDSLGFDPEYLYGMYDRIPAIEEKDAFVVDLTRAIDRPTFTIDTDDDLREFFRDLVGFYVIMEGIFFYAGFAMMLGLKRQQKLVGVGQQFEYIMRDESLHVGFGVDLINQLRREHPGAWTDDFGEEVVDLITRAVELERVYAHEACPDEILGMGPNQFATYVEHVADRRLEQLGLPAQYGVENPFPWLSEQVDLNKEKNFFETQVTEYRSGGSLEWE encoded by the coding sequence ATGTCTCTCATCAACACCGACAGCGAACACGACCCGAACAAGATCCTCCCCATCGAGTACGACTGGGCGCGAGAGTACTACGAAGCCGGTGTCGACAACAACTGGGTTCCTGCCGAGATTCCGATGCAGGACGACGTCACCCAGTGGAACGGTGACGAACTCTCCGCGGCCGAACGACAACTCGTCGAGTGGAACCTCGGCTTCTTCTCGACGGCGGAGTCGCTCACGGCGAACAACATCGTCCTCGCACTGTACGAGTACGTGACCGCACCCGAGTGTCGACAGTACCTCCTGCGCCAGGCCTACGAGGAGGCGATTCACACGGATACCTTCATCTACTGCTGTGACTCGCTGGGATTCGATCCGGAGTACCTCTACGGGATGTACGACCGGATTCCGGCGATCGAGGAGAAAGACGCCTTCGTCGTCGACCTGACGCGAGCCATCGATCGCCCGACGTTCACCATCGACACCGACGACGACCTGCGGGAGTTTTTCCGGGACCTCGTCGGCTTCTACGTCATCATGGAGGGCATATTCTTCTACGCCGGCTTCGCCATGATGCTCGGGCTCAAACGCCAGCAGAAACTGGTCGGCGTCGGCCAGCAGTTCGAGTACATCATGCGTGACGAATCGCTCCACGTCGGCTTCGGCGTCGACCTGATCAATCAACTCCGCCGGGAACACCCCGGCGCCTGGACCGACGACTTCGGCGAGGAGGTGGTCGACCTGATCACCCGGGCCGTCGAGTTAGAGCGCGTCTACGCTCACGAGGCCTGCCCGGACGAGATACTGGGTATGGGGCCCAATCAGTTCGCCACGTACGTCGAACACGTCGCCGACCGCCGTCTCGAGCAACTCGGCTTGCCGGCCCAGTACGGGGTCGAGAACCCGTTCCCGTGGCTCTCCGAGCAGGTCGATCTGAACAAGGAGAAGAACTTCTTCGAGACGCAAGTGACCGAGTACCGCAGTGGCGGTAGCCTCGAGTGGGAGTAA
- a CDS encoding DUF7130 family rubredoxin-like protein, which produces MGETPAREGDEEAVEDVHEVQFGQTVYGEDGEELGTVRGFDLGGFFVTTREGVEAMSVEHARSGHEYGEAELMWRCTECGEMGAIDEGFPDTCPNCGTEKENLMYWTED; this is translated from the coding sequence ATGGGAGAAACACCGGCCAGAGAGGGCGACGAAGAAGCCGTCGAAGACGTCCACGAGGTCCAGTTCGGCCAGACCGTCTACGGCGAAGACGGAGAGGAACTCGGAACCGTCCGCGGATTCGACCTCGGCGGCTTCTTCGTCACGACCCGGGAGGGCGTCGAGGCGATGAGCGTCGAACACGCTCGCTCGGGCCACGAGTACGGCGAAGCCGAGTTGATGTGGCGCTGTACCGAATGTGGCGAGATGGGAGCGATCGACGAGGGCTTTCCCGACACCTGTCCGAACTGCGGCACCGAGAAGGAGAACCTCATGTACTGGACGGAAGACTGA